A stretch of the Rosa rugosa chromosome 5, drRosRugo1.1, whole genome shotgun sequence genome encodes the following:
- the LOC133712908 gene encoding uncharacterized protein LOC133712908 produces MAMEELHAAALAYYDNGTQQLQDLAGSFFRSMDTNGDGQISCLEFNDFLQQSGYNWIINDPNFFKRLDRNGDGGLDFGEVLTFYYIIKTRYIKCQGYRCGVHLCGLYFTCVACFDGAHEHRSTFDLCPACYRNRNYYHHQHHTYFLDNHVLLRSKRGISPYASPDLNMAMTPTPPPAVYNNINYYIAAAPQRHSWFQVFRVFEMALTAASVAANCTIM; encoded by the exons ATGGCAATGGAAGAACTACATGCAGCTGCTTTAGCATACTACGACAATGGCACTCAACAGCTTCAGGATCTGGCAGGGTCTTTCTTCCGATCTATGGACACCAACGGGGATGGTCAAATCAGCTGCTTGGAGTTCAATGACTTCCTCCAGCAAAGTGGCTACAACTGGATTATTAACGATCCAAACTTCTTCAAAAGACTTGACCGCAATGGCGATGGTGGATTGGATTTTGGGGAAGTTCTCACTTTCTATTATATCATTAAAACGAGGTACATCAAGTGCCAAGGGTATCGGTGCGGTGTACACCTCTGTGGTTTGTATTTCACTTGCGTTGCTTGCTTTGACGGAGCTCATGAGCATCGCTCCACCTTTGATCTCTGTCCTGCCTGCTATCGCAATCGGAATTACTATCACCACCAGCACCACACATACTTCTTGGATAATCATGTATTGCTGCGCTCCAAACGAGGCATCTCTCCATATGCTTCACCAGATCTCAACATG GCAATGACTCCAACCCCGCCTCCAGCAGTTTATAATAATATTAATTACTACATCGCTGCTGCACCTCAAAGG CATAGTTGGTTCCAGGTATTTCGCGTGTTTGAGATGGCTCTTACTGCTGCAA